ATGAACGGGAGTTACTACCCCGGCGGGATGCTCTCCGGCGTCGTCTACAAGGAGGCGATGGACACCGACATCTTCGCGAAACTGATGGAGTACGCGGGCTACGAGGGGTGACTCTGGGACGATGAACACCGACGAACCCACGCACGTGAGTCGGCGCACCGTGTTGAAGGCCTCGGCCGCCGCGGGGGCGGCCGCAGTCGGCACGACCGCGTTCGCCGGCGGCGCGGCCGCACAGGACGGCAGCCTCGGCGAGTGGCTGAGCAACGTCGGGAACTTCGACGGCGTCGTCGACGAGACCGGCAAGGATGAGGTCACGGTGACCGTCGGCTCGGAAGCGAACGGCGGCCCGTACGGGTTCGGCCCCGCCGCGATTCGAGTCGACCCCGGCACGAAAGTCGTCTGGGAGTGGAAGTCCGGCACCCACAACGTCGTCGCCGACGACGGGTCCTACGAGAGCGCGATGAAGGGCGAACAGGGATTCACGTTCTCGCAGACGTTCGACAGCGAGGGCGTCTCGAAGTACTACTGCAACCCCCACAAGGCGATGGGGATGAAAGGTGCCGTCGTCGTCGGCGACGTGGAGGTAGACACGGGCGCCAGCGGCGGGAGCGGTGGCGGCGGTAGCGACGGCGGCGACGCCGAGAGCACCGAGTCGGTCGACTTCGGCGGCTGGTTCGACAACGTCGGGAACTTCGACGGTGTCGTCGACGAGACCGGGAAGTCCGAAGTGACTGTGACCGTCGGCTCCGAGGGCAACGGCGGCCCGTACGGGTTCGGCCCCGCCGCGGTCCGCGTCGACCCCGGTACGACGGTCGTCTGGGAGTGGAAATCCGGCACCCACAACGTCGTCGCGAACGACGGCGCCTACGAGAGTGAGATGGTCGGCGAGCAGGGCCACACGTTCTCGCAGACGTTCGACAGCGAGGGCGTCTCGAAGTACTACTGCCAGCCCCACGAGGCGATGGGGATGAAAGGCGCCGTCGTCGTCGGCGACGGCGGCGGTGGTAGCGGCGGCGACGCCGGCGGCCTCTCGATGGAGGAGTTCGGCGTCCTCGGGTTCGCGGGCGTGCTGATTGCGGGCCTCCTCTCGCCGTTCGCCGCGAAGGCGTTCGGGAAATCCGAGGAGTAGCGCGCTCGGCGTCTGTCGTCCACTCGC
The nucleotide sequence above comes from Halobacterium litoreum. Encoded proteins:
- a CDS encoding halocyanin domain-containing protein, whose protein sequence is MNTDEPTHVSRRTVLKASAAAGAAAVGTTAFAGGAAAQDGSLGEWLSNVGNFDGVVDETGKDEVTVTVGSEANGGPYGFGPAAIRVDPGTKVVWEWKSGTHNVVADDGSYESAMKGEQGFTFSQTFDSEGVSKYYCNPHKAMGMKGAVVVGDVEVDTGASGGSGGGGSDGGDAESTESVDFGGWFDNVGNFDGVVDETGKSEVTVTVGSEGNGGPYGFGPAAVRVDPGTTVVWEWKSGTHNVVANDGAYESEMVGEQGHTFSQTFDSEGVSKYYCQPHEAMGMKGAVVVGDGGGGSGGDAGGLSMEEFGVLGFAGVLIAGLLSPFAAKAFGKSEE